The DNA sequence GGCCTGGTGCTCGCCGTCCGCGCGGGCCAGCAGCAGCCCGGTGCCGCCGCCCGGTGGGCGGACCACCACCCAGCGCTTGGGCCGGCCGTCGTTCGTCAGCGACGGTGAGTCCTCGGCCAACTCGAAACCGAGTACCTCGGTGAAGAACGCGATCGCCGGGTCGTACTCGGCGACGACCAGCGTGACCAGGTCGAGCCGCACCCGGTCAGACCCGGGTCAGCGTGGGCAGGTGCCGTTCCACCACCGGCAGCACGTCGGCCACCGTGACCGGTCGGCCCAGCTCGGCGGTGAGCGAGGTGACCCCGGCGTCGCGGATGCCGCAGGGCACGATCCGGTCGAAGAAGCCCAGGTCGCAGTCGCAGTTGATCGAAAAGCCGTGCAGCGTGACGCCACGGGCCACCCGGATGCCGATGGCGGCGACCTTGCGGGCCGGGCCCCGGTCGTCCGCCGGCACCCACACGCCGCTGCGCCCCTCCACCCGACCGGCGGCCAGCCCGAACTCGGCGCAGACGTCGATCAGGAGCTGCTCGGTGCGCCGGACGTACGCCACCACGTCGACCGGGTCGGGCAGGCGGACGATCGGGTAGCCGACGAGCTGCCCCGGACCGTGCCAGGTGATCTTGCCGCCGCGGTCCACGTCCACCACCGGCGTGCCGTCCATCGGCCGGTCCCAGGGCTCGGTGCGCTTGCCGGCGGTGTAGACGCTCGGGTGCTCCAGCAGCAGCACCGTGTCGCCCCGCTCGCCGGCCACCACGGCCTCGTGCAGCCGGCGCTGCTCGTCCCAGGCGGCCCGGTAGTCGAGCCGGCCGGCGCGGACGGTGGTCGGTCCTGAAGTCGTCACGCTCACCCGTCCAGCCTAGTCCCGCCGGCCCGGCCGCCCACCCGTGACGCTCGTCGCGTCACGCGTCGGGCACCCGCCACACCCAGACGTCCTCGACCCGCTCCGGCGGGCCGAGCAGCGCGGTGGCGGTGCGGCGCAACGCCTCCTCGTCGACGTCGTACTTGGCGCCGTGCACCCGGTCGGCCAGCACCACCGCCCGCACGCCCCAGTGGCGCAGGTCGGCCCGGGACTCCTCGATGCTGCCCTCGGTGATGATCGGCACCAGCCCGGTCCGCCCGGCCTGATCCATCAGCGTGTCGAAGGTGCGCGGCACCGGGCCGATCCGGCCCCGGCCGTCCGGGCCGCCCGGGCCGAGGAAGAAGCCGGCCGGGATGCGGAACTCACCCTGGCGGTGGGCCAGCGCGTACGCCTGCCAGCGCTGCCCGTCCGGGTAGACGTCGACGGTCAACGGCAGCGGCGTGAGCACCCCGTCGGGCGGGACGTAGCGCTGCCACGCCCCGCCGGTGATGAACGCCGGGATCGGCTCGCGGACGCTGGTGAGCAGCGGGGTGGGCAGCAGCGGCAGCAGCGCGGCGACGAACCCGACCAGCCAGGCCGCGCCGGTCACCCGCCGC is a window from the Micromonospora sp. DSM 45708 genome containing:
- a CDS encoding VOC family protein; its protein translation is MRLDLVTLVVAEYDPAIAFFTEVLGFELAEDSPSLTNDGRPKRWVVVRPPGGGTGLLLARADGEHQAGAVGDQTHGRVGFFLQVDDFDATHRRMVAAGVEFVRPPRTEPYGRVAVFRDLAGNRWDLLGPA
- the lipB gene encoding lipoyl(octanoyl) transferase LipB yields the protein MSVTTSGPTTVRAGRLDYRAAWDEQRRLHEAVVAGERGDTVLLLEHPSVYTAGKRTEPWDRPMDGTPVVDVDRGGKITWHGPGQLVGYPIVRLPDPVDVVAYVRRTEQLLIDVCAEFGLAAGRVEGRSGVWVPADDRGPARKVAAIGIRVARGVTLHGFSINCDCDLGFFDRIVPCGIRDAGVTSLTAELGRPVTVADVLPVVERHLPTLTRV